In Cryptomeria japonica chromosome 1, Sugi_1.0, whole genome shotgun sequence, the sequence atgtaagaaatcatttgtgtgatgatagagatgtaaggttatggtatggtattgtagcatggtatgtgcgaatattgaaaatcatatgagcagaccatagagaaggttcaaggaaggtttcaaggtgtttatcagagcttaacctgTACTAAACCCAAcattgaagatgatattttgagtagAACATTATTCTAGGATTTGACCATCCTTttatagtcattgcgactcccatttgagcagtgtgctctaggcagttggcctttctgcatgtgcagaccccatttgtatacacacactatctacagtagtatcatctgattgtgggtaaggtttcccattgtggtttttccccttatagggtttacacgtcaaaatatatgtgttatgtgttgtgaatgttgtttctctttctgtttcatgtattaagtttcaccggtattgatattaactgctaatccaTTAACTGACAATAAGTTTTGTTTACCGATATCAagtatcaagtttaattaagttataattgggttgaaattcattgacaactaattcaccctccccccctctcaatttcccttccggttcctaacatcTACACGTGTCCATTAACAAGTCAAATAATCAAACTCTCTTGGAGTTCTCCTTATCAGTTTACTTTCTGCAGTTACTCTTAAATATGGCTGAGATTCACAAGAGTAAATCCAACCTTTACATTGTCCAAACCTCCAACACACACTTGCAGGGGTCTCAAGGGGTGTTTAGTAAGTATTTAAACTCCATTGAAGTGGTTCTTCAGTTGGTTTCTCACCATTTTTGCATCGctccctcttcttcctattttctaggactagtagccctagagccccaattagccctaccctGTCGGTTTTTGGGCaattaatcaaaaaaatttcaaaggaccCGCCAAAACCTTTGGTGATCcaagtacccttttggacaaaATTTTGGATTCACTAAGGTAGGCTATCTGGTCTGTCCATAatggtacggatcccaaaaatggcacttttgaGGGTTTAGGAGTTATTAGTCTTCACCAAAGGGGTTTATAGGTTTATACACCCTTTCAAACCTACATCCCTTCTCTGAGACtcttctattcatcattattccatGCTAAACAATTGGCACATCCACATTTATTCAACCTTGCAAGTAAAGACAAAATTGTCAAGCATATTCCTAGtcgggctatggcagagctcgccAAGGAAATGATAGCAAGTTTCTTCTCAACAATGTACAAACCATTCTAAAGAATATATATATTGTACAAAGGTTCCATGACTTGAATATCATGGGTCATTGAACAAACTcaaagggatttcaagttggaaccatcaCTAGGCTCTTAAACCCTTGCTAAGACTGAGAGCAATGCAATAAGAGACAACTTGTAAACACACTTCGAATTTGCACTAAGAGAAGATACAAATGATTCCTAACCAACACTATATCATCCAATAAATGTTCCTTAAATAACAATAACAAGATCAATCCATTTTGGACGGACTCCTACcaccaaaatgacaaaatatatggCATAAATCTCGAAATTGTCCACAAATTTTATTCAAACTTGCTCCTAGATATTCCAACCCATGTACAATTATTAAAagagaattttatattccttcttggtcataaccaactcctcatcggtttcctaaccaccaatttgctcaaaaatgcaaagttgctcaaaaagttgcaaaacgttgtcaagcaacaatgtcaacttttgctcaatttTGTATTTTTGTCTTTTATGCATTTGTATTCATACTAAAACTCCTAGGAAGATCCCTAACATCAAAATGAAATGactaaattcctaatgaggctttacaagatgttttacatcataatgcaaaatAATGCCATTTTAGGCGTATAAGGGCTCATTGGCCAAATATGGCAAAACAAACAAACCTTGGTGACAATCGCCTTTCAAATGGCTaccaaacacacatgtggacctctaaatagtccattattcaaacattgatccaaaataaggaaaattactccaaaatttgaaaattcattaaaatactagTTAaaagttaggtgctcctgcaccagatggTATAGTTACAACTATAATTGAGTAGAATAATTAATGCGTATTGGTAGTTTTGTGATTGTTCAAAGTTATAGCCAACAACAATTTCAGTCACGTAATTCCTCAATGGCTAATAGATAAAGTAAAGTTATgctttattaaaattttattaaccCTAAACTTTGTCTAACCATATACATGTCACGGTATTCAAATTTTAAACATATAAGATTCTACATTGCTATGGTACAGTTACAGTGGCAACTACTACCTTTGTATGAGGAAAGGGGAATGTGTCCCATCCAATTCATAGAGGACACAAACTGAAGGTTATTTTTGGGGTTGGTGCAAGCTGATTTGGGATAATCAGATTAGCTATTTTAATTGGTGTTCTTATTTATTGAAAGAAAAGATTGAAGAGACAAAATCTAATCACAATTCCAAGTACAGTATTGAATTTTAGATATAGTAATCTATTATAATGTTATAGTGCATATTCCCACTATAGTACATGTATTCGCTAAATTTAGCTTCCATtatgttggaagtgaagtccaacggacttCCTTAACTTTGCCGCCAAGTCTCttggccatttgaattcctttcttggcTCTTTTAAGAGTGTGTGATTATCATCTTGTGATGTGGTTTTTTGTGAAGCTCTTTGAAGCTTTTGTTATGTAAAATAAGATTTGAGTCTAAATAAAGTGAATTCCCCTGTTGAGTGTGGATATAAGCAAATTTCCAAACCACGATAAATCTTTTGTCTTCATTTCAATTATCTGTTTTGTATTTTATGCACTTTTAATTCGCATCATaaacctacaattggtatcagagggaGGTTAAATTTGTGGTTGAGATTTCAGTGGTTGAAATTCCAAAATCATGGAATAAGCGAAGGTGGAGAAATTCTCTGGGTAGAATTCAGGTTGTGGAAAGTATAGATGGAATCCTTACTGATCAAGAAAGACCTCTCACTTTCACTTGAGGGTAAATACCCACTTTTATTATggtctacaaataccaattgtAAATTTATATGCTTTCAAAGAAATTTGAAGTTTTCTCAaaatttaaattgttcaaagccCTTGTTGAAAATCAGAATGGACACAAGATTAAGTGTCGCAAAACGGATAATTGAGTAGAGTTTTGCTCCTCGAAATTTGATTCCTTTTGTGATGAATATTGTATTCGTAGAATTAAAGTTGTTTCATTTACCCTCAAGAGAATGGAGCAACATAGAGGTTAAATAGGACGATTTTGGAAAAGGCACGATGTATTCTTTCAAATGCAGGTTTAGGCAAACAATTTTGGGTGGAAGTGTGCAATACAACAGTTTATTTGATTAATTGAAGCCCTTCATCTTGGTTGGATTTTGGTATTCTGAAGGAGTAATGGCGGGGGAAGAGAATCTATTACTCACACATCTGGGTATTTGGATGTGAAGCTTATGCACatgttccaaaaaaaaaaaagaataaaattggATCCCAAATCTCATCAATGTATTTTTATGGGCTATGGACAAGATCAATTTGGTTTTCAATTATAGGATCATGTTCAAAAAAAGGTCATATGCAGTAGAGATGTAGTCTTTTGTGAGAAGGCATTTCCTGCCCAGCAACCATCAGCAGTAATCATTAAAGAATATGTTCCTTGGACGGGATTTGAATACAACCAGCCACCACATTTTTCTGGAAATTCCATACAACAAGGAAGCATACGAGGAATGACAAATGCCATTCAAAGATCTTCACCAACTTCGGTGCTAACTCATGCTTCTGCTTCATCCCCCTCTTCAACGTTTTCTAGGAGTTACACAGAGAAACTGGGTTTACAAAATAATGAGGGGCAGAGTGATATGTTCTTGCCCGATTACCCAGACATTAACGCTAATTCAGAGACTCATATCTACCAAACTTTGCCCCCTCCACCTCACAATCTACATCGCAACAGTCAGTCTGTTTATGGTGATGCACATACTCATCACGATGTTGGACATCTCTCCCCTACAGCATGAGGTGGACATGTGACAAAGGTGCCCTCACATGCTATAAACCAAGGTATCAATTGGGCTGAGACCGGCACACCTCTGCCCATCTACTCCTCTAAGTTGCAGCACGGTAAGAGGAATTGTGCTCACAATGAGAGACATGGGGCTGCCCTCATGCCCAATCCAAGCAATTTCGGGTCTCATTCCAATACGCAGGCTATGGAGTTGTCATTTGGTCCACAAGATCAATATGGACAATAGGTTACTAATAAATTGCAAGGTAATTTACAATGCCCAATAACAGGTTGTGCTACACAAGTTTTAACGGATTCTTCACTCCCAACAGAGGACATGATAAATacagaagaaaatattaataatTCGCAGGAACAGAGAaaataatatcttgagaaattgGGCACTACTAGAGACCCAAATAAATCAAGTTTTGTTAATGAATTAAGAAAGTCTACAAGACAGAAAAGACTTCCATCGAAATTTTTAGACTATGAGCTTTTGTTTGCTGAAAGAGCAGAACCCTCTTTACTCACATCAGAATATCAGAGCCTGCAAACTTCCAAGCTACTATGAAGGATGTGAATTGTGGCAATTGGCAGATTGCAATGCGTGAAGAAATGGATGCATTAACCAGAAATCAGACGGGATTTGGTGCCACTACCACCTCACAGGAAGGCATCATGGAATAAGTGGATCTATAAGTCGTGAAAGGGTGCGTTCAAAAGCAAGGTATTGGTTTTTCAAAAGTATTTTCACTAGAGATAAAAATGACTATCATTTGCATTGTTTTGGGATTGGTTGCAGCATGGGATCTTGAGCTTGAACAActagatgtgaagacaacatttctacATGGCGACATTAATGAAGATCTATTTATGCatcagcctgaaggatttgttaaGAAGGGTCGGGAACATCTTTATTGCAGGTTAAAGTGGAGTTTGTATGGCATTAAGCAAGTCGCACGACAATGGTATCTCAAGTTTGATCAGTTTATGATTCAACACAAGTTTACTTGTTGTGAAGTTGATCCCTGTGTATATTTCAAAAAGCTTTCTAATGGTGAATTTGTTatacttctcctttatgtggatgatatgctagtggtcGGCATAAGCATGAAGATTGTTAGTAAGCTTAAAACTCACTTAGCTACTATgtttgccatgaaagatttaggggcagcaaagaaaaTACTTGGGAGGACCATTCTTCGAGATAGGAAGAAGTGAGAACTAAAGCTATCTCAACAAGGCTACATTCGTAAGGTAGTGGACTATGATAGATGCTAAGCCTGTATGCAtccccttagcctctcattttcagcTATCTTGTCAACTGTGTCCAAAAACATacgaagataaggagtttatggacaaTATCCCATATAATCTGCAATTGGGAGTCTTATGTACGCTATGGTATCCACtcaaccggatattgctcatgcagtgggagtggtgagcagatttatggctaatctGTGTAAAACAAATTGGGAGGTAGTTGAGTATATTCTCCGGTACCTTAAGGGTACCTCaaatttttgtttatgctttggaAAGGGAAAGGTGCACTTGCAAGGTTTTTCTGATTTTGATTTTGGTGGGGATTTAGACAAAtgaaagtctacttcaggttatgcaTTCACATTTGTCTGGGTAGCAATTATTTGGGgttcaaaattgcaacatacagttgctcaatcatCTATGGAGGCTAAGTATATCACTCTTTCTAAGGGAGCCAAGGAGATGGTATGGTTACAACTCTTGTTcagcgagttgggtttgaagcaatcaaactttgctttgttttgtgataaccACAGTGCCATTTTTATTACTAAGCATCAAACATCTCAACCTCAGTCTAAACACATTGATGTTCGTAGTTACTATGTTTGTCACACGAtggaagaaggcaagtttcatgtagacaaAATTAACATTGAAGAAAATCCAGGTAATATGCTCACTAGTTGTTACATGGGAGAAGTCCGAGTTCTGTCGAGCTTCTCTCGGCCTTTCCAACATATGATAGCAAGACAAAGTGGGGGAATCTCTTTGTTGCAGCAGTTTGTTGGCCTTCAAATGGGAggttgttggaagtgaagtccaacagaCTTCCTTAACTTTTCCGCCAAGTCTCTTGGCCATGcaaaatcttttgttggctctttTAAGAATGTGTGATTATCATCTTGTGATGTGATTTTTTCTAAAGCTCTTCAAAACTGCGGTTATGTAAAATCAGATTTGAGTCTAAATAAAGTGAATTCCCCTATTGAGTGTGGATGTAGACAAATTACCAAACCACGATAAATCTTTTGTCTTCATTACAATTCTCTGCACTTATAACTCGCATCATAGACTTACACATTACCGTATTGCAGATAACTCAGAGGTTTTGATACCAAACTTATCAAAATCTCGTGCCTTTTCGCTAGATAAGATTAAAACAGCTACAAAAGACTTTAGCAATAAAATCGATTAAGGTGGCTTTGGGTTTGTGGTCGGGGGTAAATTACGAGATGAAAAGCAAATAGCAGTTAAAGTGCTCTCCTTATTCTCAAAAGGAGGAGTTGCACAGTTCCTAAACGAGGTAATGCAATTTTTAAATGTTTCATTTTGGGAATTTCTAATCTCATAGATTGAGTGTACTCTCAAGGAGAAAGCTAAACTTAACTTGATGAATAGATTGATCTTCTGTTCAGAGTCCATCATAAGAACTTGGTTTCTTTACTCGGTTATTGTAATGAATCAAGAGATCTCATGCTTGTCTATGAGTTGGcaaatttcttcttcaaattttTGCCTCATTTTTATTCATTCACAAGCCACAATTTACTTGATTATTATTCCCGTATTTGCAGACCGCAATCATTCGACACGTCCAAAATTAGAATGGAAAACAAAGCTTAAAATAGCTTTGGATGCGGCACAAGGTAACTTTCCTTCTCCGGCTACAAATCTTCAACATCTGAATTTCAAATATCGTTTTCATACAATTTAACCAAAGTTGTTTTCCAAAGGACTGGAGTACCTGCACGTGGCTGCACCCCAAAAATCATTCACAGAGACATAAAAAAGGCAAACATCCTTTTTGATGATAACTTTAATGGCAAACTGGCTGATTTCGGACTGTCAAGAAAAGCAACGGATGACGAGGCTTCTCATGTTTTCACTGATGTGAAAGGAACTGCCGGATATTTGGATCCCAAGTAATGCTCTCTTCCTAACGTTGTTAGCATATTAACAAAACAtgatattaaatataaataatgtTTTTGGGACAGGCATTTTAGCACCCACATGTTGACGGACAAGAGTGATGCGTATAGCTTTGGGGTGGTTCTGCTAGGGATCATATGCGGCAGGAGACCTGTTGATTTTCGACAGTCTGAAGAAAAAGTTGACTTggtcaaatgggtaagaaatttCTTGGATTATTCTCCAGTCTGCGCTCACTTCTGCAATAACTAGTTggtcaaaatatcaaaaaaaaaaacttaaacacTTTGTTGGCTCCACCGGTCGCGCAGTATTTTGAGCAGTCTAAAGATTCGGTGGAAGTATTAAAAATGGTAGACAAGGAGCTGCTCGGAGATGACAACCACAAATCTATTACTAGTGTAATCAAATTAGCCATGAAATGTATCGCAGAGGAGCCAGCGTGTAGGCCCAGTATAAGTGAGGTGGTGATGGAGATTAAAAAGGCTATGATATATGAGAATGACAATACTGCATCGAAGCTTGATGTGTCAGAAGAGATTGTTGTCTAATTCTGCGATCTACACGGTAGATAGCTGTCGTCATCAAATTCGAATGGAAGCTCAAGCAATTCTTGTACTAAAAGAGAACAAAAAAACATTTGATGATCATCACGATACAGAGGAGATGAACTGATTGGTTTTCTTAGTACAATAAAATACGGTCATATAGTATTTAATTTTAGTGTTTCATGGTTTTCTTGTCTCGTGGGAAGTTTTCACCTAAAAACAAGCGCAGTAATGCTAGTCTCTTACCAATATTATCTTAATTGATCAAGCTCTTAGTCATATCGTCATTCAAATATTCAGTCAGGTATAATAAACTTAAATTAAGCTTTTCTCATTATGTAGTAATTTTACAACATTTTGTTTCCTTATTTTACATTGAAATATCATACAAATAGTTTATTCAATGTGGTAGCGGGTTTCGAGTGTCAATATTTGTACATTTAAAAATGTGAATATGCAGAAGGCAATACAATAGCCTTGTTTGTCGTCTCCCATCTGGTATAGAACTTCAATGGGAGAGAAAGACCTTTTCACGTTATCTTCGCAGATCAAGGCAGagaaaataataaattattgaCTTGTGTTAATGTGTAGGTGTAGACTTTAGTGATTCTAGCTGCCATGTGACGCCAATGTTTTCTACGTATTGACAGATTTTTTAAGCATTAGGTAACTGTAGGGGATGATCAAATTGTTGTGAAATCAATATTATGGGACGACAATTACGTACACAGCACATAATGTTATATTGTCTTTTTATTATAACCAATCTCAGATGAAAGTAAAGAGATTTGGacatgtttttatttaaaattaatcttAATACCACTCTTAAATGGTCTTATTTGCAGATCTAGATtgtttttcaaagaaatccaaacctttcttaatattttcaataatatatTTTTGTAGATGAGAAAATTTCATCTTTTTCAATGTTGTATCTACACTCGTCAATTTTAATGGCTCTTTTAACTCATTGTGAAGAAGTTGAATTGATAATAATTGGGCTTTTTCATGCGTATCAAGATATTCAAATCGAGCAATTATTTCTTTTGACTTTCTATTTGGTGTCCTCCTCTTAGTATGTGTAAGTTGTTTAGCATAATATCTCAATTTTTCGACATCCATTTGAAGTAAATGATGTAACTttctataattattattttttacacATTGAGCTAGATTCATATTCTCATCCATACCAGTATAAGTAAGTAATCTTTACCCTTCTCCAACATTTGTTTGAGCTTCTACCTAGAGCTTCTTGTTGAGCATGAACTACACACAAAAGGAAAACAAAATAGAACAATTTagaattatataaatttaattataaagacttaaggggagagagggagagagagagagagacataaaaTTAAAGATGCATATTGGCTTGAGCTTGGGTTGACCCTTCTCCAACTTCTGTAGCTTGAGCTTCTACTTGAGCTCGTGCTTGTTGAGTGCTAGATAtaagccaaaaaataaataaaagagatcAATTGATAATTGTATAAATTTAACTCTAAAGACTTAGGAAAGGGAGGGGGCAGGGGGAGGAGTCAGAGGGGtggtggaagagagagagagagagagtaaaaagACCTAAAAAGAGACTAAAAATAGAATAAAAGGTCATAAAAGGACTAAACAGAGAGTAAAAAGAGagtaaaaggggagagagagatccTTAAAATACTTGATTACCTAAAAAAACATAAATGAAATTTAATAGGGAGAGAGATCCTATAAATATTTAATCACTTAAAAATGGtaaaaggagggagagagagagagagagagagagagagagagagagagagagagagagagagagagagagagagagagagtaaaaagACCTAAAAAGACTAAAAATAGACTAAAAAGAGAATTAAAAGGCCTTAGAAGAATACTtaaggagggagagagaaaaagagatccTAAAAAGACTTAATCACCTAAAAATAATAATAGAGAgaaatctagagagagagagattaagacttAGAAAGAGTCTTAAGGGGAGAGACTAAAAAGAGATTTTTATTTCAAATACTTCTTTATAATTATTCAATTATTGTCAAATTAAAACTTAATTTCAATGGTCTCTAgctttatacatagaaaaccttaTTTTGTAGCTATTTAAATGTTTCTATATTAGCAATTATGTATGATTGATAAGTGAGATCAAATTGAAGTTGGTTGATGAATTGTAAATTGTAAAGATTCATACCTATTTTACTTATATGATATCTTGCCAATTCTTGTTCATGACATCTTTGTTTTGTATCAGGTGAATACTTTTGTGTAGTCTTATTTACACTTGTCCTTTATTTCCCATCTCCTTTGATAAAATACCACTTGAAAACTCCACACCAACAAAATTCATTTCAAAATGTCTTCTTTATAAAAAATGTGAATTATCcttgaattttattttctaaaaaaagaAAGGAACACTTATATTTATATGCAATTGTCcctataaaaaaatcaaaaaaattggtcAACAAGGATTTCTATCGAACGTTGGCTGTTAATATAGGCCATGTTCTCGTAAGCATGGTCATTACAAATAAAATTATTCCCAACATGTTCGATCTAACATATGATCTATTGAATATGTTTTCTATGCATCTCCCCCCCAATCTCTCCAAACTTCTACATATTTTTGGCCTTCAAAGCTCtcattgaaggctcaaatggaaaaATCTTGACAAACCCAAATACAAGATAACAGTACtcaaaacaagctttccaatgactataattttaatatatattgagtttattattaatttttatttttttatttttactaaacataggtttttcaccaaacatcaaCTTCTCTATTGAACACTTattgaaaaatagtaaactaatgaaAAAGAATTTTGCAAAATATCTATACACTAGGTATTGAAGCCCTCCttccaacaaaaaaaataatattaaatttcgaTACATACACAAGTTACGAGTTACTAAATGAACTTATGTCTAAATTATAGGTAACTCgacttcaaaatttaataaaatacgGCATACTCAacataatgttatgaaaccaattgcaaAAACTAGATATTGATGTTATGTAATGCTCtaccaagaaaccctagaggatCTAACCTAACTAGCTCAACTAAGAAGAGaaacatttatttttaaaaattgtaatGGGTAACCAAATACAATATTATAATTAAAGATAACTTTATAAACTCAAATGCACAAGCGAAATAAATAATACCAAACTATCCTCTAAGGTTCCTTAACAATGTTACTTAACAACTCACAAAACATGAAGGAAATCAACATCTAACCATAATTACCCATTTAACCTATAACGCCCCACCAAGGAACCCTAAAGGATCTAACCTAATTAACTCAACTAAGAAGAGAAATGTTTTTTTAAAACATCTTAATGAGAATCCTAATGCAATGCTCAATAAGAGATAACTTAATAAACTAAAATGCACAAGTGGAAAGAAATAAAAACCAAACCATACTCTAAGATTCCTTAACATTGctaataaaaaaatcacaaaaacatgaACAGAATAATATCTAACATAATTACCAATCAACCATACACTATGAGATAAGTATTAATGAGAAAATTAACAAATCCTTAAAGATTCATTTCCATTTGATTACATAATGATAAGACACTAAATGCATTCATTTAACCTTAATTCTTAGGTTCATCTTAGGacccaaatctaaatgttcctataATGCCTTGAATAATAAATATCTAACACATAATCTATCCATACATGCATATTAAATCATTATAGCTAACCATCATGAATCCTATCCACGCTATACTTCAATTATATCATAATTATGTATCAGTGTTTACAACATTGTTTACATCATCTGCCTTGTAGGCAGGTCTCAATTATAGTTGCAATTACATTTGCGATATAACAAAGTAAACTACATCCAAGAGAAGCCACTTGAGAGAGAATCAAAACCAATCTACGCAACCAATAGGTCCAAAACACCTGATGGAAGTAGGCAATTACCAACCGACTATGTGGAACCCATaggaccaccccccatgctagaagATAGACATCTGGCCCACGTTCACACAAGCAAGGGATAAGGTAAAAAAGGTCACTACCTACAACCATAGGATAAGAAGAACAAACAGGAAACATAAAGATAATCAACATAACTAAGATAACCCCACAGGACAACTCCAGAGGACTTACATATTACAACACAAGAGTAGGACACGAGTGCACACAAGGGAATATTATCATCACATAGCTTGGCATGGATTATCTTCAAGATTATTTGGCTCTACGTGGATTTCTTCTCCTTCAATACTTATATAGCAATTGTGGgaggaaagaaataaaataatatttaaagggGGTAAAATATTTTGGGAGGCCTTTATAAATAATATTGAAGCTACAATTTTAGTAGTAAACATTAGAATAAACACATTTGGGTTTAATAAATCCTAGTTCACTACTCGGGGTAGTAAGATGAAGGATAATGGGTTTGGGTTGAAGACTCCTTCTTTTGTTGGACAAGGGGGAGAATCTTCTAAGAATTATACAAACCAAAGTTCCTGGACTCCTCCTAAATTTAGATTGTATAAAATGAATATTTATGGGGCCTCTCATAAAAATCCTAGTATCTCTGGAGCGGGTTGTATCATTCATTCGTAGGAGGGAGTGGTAGTAGCTAATAAATCCAAACACTCAGAATCAgatacaaacaatatagcagaaatTAAAGAATCAATTAAAGGGTGGGTTATTTGTAGAGAATTAGGTGTGAGCAAGGTggaaattgaaggggactcaacaatTATCATTAATGCTACCAGAACAAGGCTCACTCCAAATTGGAGCCTAAGTTCTTCTTAAGGCAGAGCTTTAGAGTTGTTAAAGTCTTTTGAAGAATTTACAATAAATTATTTTTATAGAGAAGTAAATTGTTTAGTTGATGAATTGGCAAATATGTGGGTAGATGGAATCAATAACAAACATATTAGTGAGGAGAGAATCATTTAAAAGGAGCCACTTCAAGAAGTTGGGAATCAAAAGTTGTATTCTAGGATCCTGTTCttgttcaaaaataaaaaattatggttactttataaaaaaaattcaaattgtgGAGGAAAAAAGTTAAGGAAGAGGGGAGTAGTATTCCATGCTTTGATCCTTTCCAAGAGCGATGCCAAGGATGGAATTGAGCTAATCCATATtggatttttgcaaaaaaaataaactTTCACTTCCAAAGTGCTTCAACATCATAAATGAAGTAAGGCGGGTTATTGGCATGCATAAGATTATCATTTTGGACAACAATGAATAAATAGGAAGAAATTCAAACCTTGTTAAAAAAAATTCACGACAGGATTTTGGAGGAGATTGTCtcaagaaagcaatgataacatatATGAGAAAGGTATAATCTCATTTAATGCAGTAAAGTTGATTGGTGAAGTGTTGAGAGTAGGGTGAAGGACATCTTTCCTTTTAGTCATGGATTTTGAATTGCCTTCTTCAAATTCCCCTTTAGATAATGACAATACATATGAGAAGGTCTAATCTCATTAAATGCTTCAAAGTGATGGATGAGAGTTGAGAACTGAGTGAAGGACATCTTTCTTTTCAGTA encodes:
- the LOC131857090 gene encoding probable LRR receptor-like serine/threonine-protein kinase At5g48740, with amino-acid sequence MKDVNCGNWQIAMREEMDALTRNQTGFGATTTSQEAWDLELEQLDVKTTFLHGDINEDLFMHQPEGFVKKGREHLYCRTGVPARGCTPKIIHRDIKKANILFDDNFNGKLADFGLSRKATDDEASHVFTDVKGTAGYLDPKHFSTHMLTDKSDAYSFGVVLLGIICGRRPVDFRQSEEKVDLVKWYFEQSKDSVEVLKMVDKELLGDDNHKSITSVIKLAMKCIAEEPACRPSISEVVMEIKKAMIYENDNTASKLDVSEEIVV